In Mytilus edulis chromosome 6, xbMytEdul2.2, whole genome shotgun sequence, the following proteins share a genomic window:
- the LOC139526762 gene encoding serine/threonine-protein phosphatase 6 regulatory ankyrin repeat subunit B-like has product MFVSTRASDFVIEYLNKNNCVTLTGSPGVGKSFVARHAAINLQKKEYDIIPVQYPEEIKKYYQPGKRMVFVVDDMCGNFTAKQQQIENWELLSGLIEKIVADKFCKIIVSVRLQVFKDEKFSVLTHFKKSECNLVSNDLCLTSIEKKNIAEKYIDTGMKYIDKSSQYNVCFPLWCSLCHNKKNEEVNIFFKNPFLVYEKELNQLCKQGKDGNRQVCSLALCVLFNNHLREDWFQGKLTKEQETILEDTCTSCKLNGKTSKEKIKKALDTLDGSFIRKQNGIYSSLHDKLFDIFANYFGKKMKDCLITHGDSDLICERFVWNIIHINKKNNEELTITIPNDKLKLYLDRLVKDWSEGKVIVVFNNNNMKNTKFRKRILAYLNKLNKSTQKELANIKVTVFPSDDSEAGTSPLIRACYHGYTDIVTWMLHNDVNVDLCRDDGTTGLHMACQEGYNDIVIELLLKNSNVDLCDNDGCSPLYKASQNGHTEIVKSLLGRNPNVDLCKNNGSSPLLQACHNGHTDIVVMLLDRNPDINLCNNDGCCPLIMACRNGHTEIVRMLLDSKPNINICEKNGSSPLILASHHGNTNIVRLLLEMTPDIDLSNRDNWSSLNMACQGGFTDIVQILLDKNPSVNLCNNNGCSPLFTAIQRGHTNIVLMLLERNPDVDLCNSDGLSPLYIASQEGHTTIVEMLLAIAKSPNVNLCTKNGCSPLYAASQNGHTKIARMLLQNSPNINLCNIYGNSSLYTASQKGNTEIVRLLLQNDPDIDVCNGEGCCPLFAASTAGHTDIVEMLLKKDSKVNLCNSDGCSPLFAASQIGNVDIVRMLLQKNPKVDLCNSDGCSPLYVASQKGYTEIVCMLLKKDPNIDACNIDGCCSLYAASTEGHTDIVQMLLEKNPNVDLCCSDGCSPLYVASQEGYTKIVDMLLERVPDIDICNIDGCCPLYAASMNGHTDIVRMLLAKDPKVKTWTSDGCCPLYAASQNGHLDVVRMLLEFGIKVDICDNNGCSPLFAASQNGHTNIVIKLLEKNSNVNFRNNNRLKGIRGWLLSRHRIYDDHYRYGCSSLYMASRNGHTDIVKLLLENNADINLCDQYGCNSLFMAIQKGHTDIVRILLVEHPNVDLCAKNKHSSLFMPSLELRWDLARDEDDCCENICCSPLHTASNNGHTEIVKMLLEGNASLDVCEKCGCSPLHKASANGYTDIVRILLEKNPNVDLCDYHGCSPLKLASQNGHSNIVEILLGRNPNVDLCDNEGNSPLFEASQFGYTHIVQLLLDKNPKADQCNTNHHSSLCAPSKSGHIDTVGLHLERSPSYDLCNKNRCSPLYKACANGHPDIVSMLLGRNPDVDQCDNQGCSPLFIASQSGHTAVVKILLDASPNIDLCNEDNCSPLYSASKHGYIEIVRMLLDQDPDVNLCNNKGCSPLYKASKHGQHEIVRMLLEKDPNVDLCHNDGSSPLMKAIEKGHTDIVRKLLDKGSNVNQRDKNGYSPLIKASESGNIVLVRMLLRKGPDINLCDNNGSSPLKAASINGHTDIVRLLLENNPHVDLCDNRYGSSLLNASQKGHTDIVRMLLQKGANVNLCTLDGYSPLIMACANAHIDIVLLLFEYKPDINAQTFDGGTALYLCALKGHKDVTQMLLEKHAHPGICIHSKQGMIDTLKFLTGITLRQLKQHLYDRLVQSKLSKGIDYVKKRSIDYAFDEVHGCSPLHIASFMGRMDVVQCLLTHNANIDITKDDGTTPLFYACEVGNDNIVRLLLDKGADTQICRLDGTFPLNIATDKGHTSIVMMVTAHMTRRKTSLLNV; this is encoded by the coding sequence ATGTTTGTATCAACAAGAGCTAGTGATTTTGTTATTGAGTATCTAAATAAAAACAACTGTGTTACTTTGACTGGTTCTCCGGGTGTTGGGAAATCGTTTGTTGCTAGACATGCAGCGattaatttacagaaaaaagaATATGATATCATACCAGTGCAATACCCAgaagaaataaaaaagtattacCAACCTGGTAAACGAATGGTCTTCGTGGTAGATGATATGTGTGGCAATTTCACTGCGAAACaacaacaaattgaaaactgggAACTTCTGTCAGGTTTGATTGAAAAAATTGTTGCAGACAAATTTTGTAAGATTATTGTATCTGTTAGGTTACAAGTCTTTAAAGATGAAAAGTTTTCTGTgttaacacattttaaaaaaagtgaaTGTAACTTAGTTTCAAATGATTTATGTCTAACAtcaatagaaaagaaaaatatagctGAAAAATATATTGATACAGGTATGAAATATATTGACAAATCATCACAGTATAATGTATGCTTTCCACTCTGGTGTTCTTTATgccataacaaaaaaaatgaagaggtcaacatttttttcaaaaatccattCCTGGTCTATGAAAAGGAATTAAATCAACTGTGTAAACAAGGGAAAGACGGAAATCGTCAAGTTTGCAGTCTAGCCTTGTGTGTTCTGTTTAATAATCATCTTAGAGAAGACTGGTTTCAAGGTAAATTAACAAAAGAACAAGAAACAATTTTAGAAGACACATGTACCAGCTGTAAGTTAAACGGAAAAACGTCCAaggaaaaaattaaaaaggccctTGACACTCTAGATGGTTCATTTATACGTAAACAGAATGGTATTTATAGTTCGTTACATGATAAACTCTTTGACATTTTTGCTAAttactttggaaaaaaaatgaaagattgtTTAATAACACATGGTGATAGCGATTTAATTTGTGAACGTTTTGTTTGGAATATAATACACATCAATAAAAAGAACAATGAAGAATTAACTATTACAATACCAAATGATAAGTTGAAATTGTATCTAGATAGATTGGTAAAGGACTGGTCAGAAGGCAAAGTGATAGTtgtgtttaataataataatatgaaaaacacaaaatttagAAAGCGGATACTGGCGTACTTAAACAAACTAAATAAGTCAACACAAAAAGAATTAGCTAATATCAAAGTAACTGTTTTTCCATCAGACGACAGTGAGGCAGGTACTTCTCCACTGATAAGGgcttgttatcatggttataccGATATAGTAACGTGGATGTTACATAATGATGTTAATGTGGATCTGTGCAGAGATGATGGAACCACTGGACTGCACATGGCATGTCAGGAAGGGTATAATGATATTGTAATAGAGTTATTACTGAAGAATTCTAACGTTGATCTATGTGACAATGATGGATGTAGTCCTCTGTACAAAGCTAGTCAAAATGGACATACCGAGATAGTAAAGTCGCTATTAGGTAgaaatcctaatgttgatctatgtaaaAACAATGGCAGTAGTCCTCTGTTACAAGCATGTCATAATGGACACACTGACATAGTTGTGATGTTGTTAGACAGGAATCCGGATATTAATCTTTGTAACAATGACGGGTGTTGTCCACTTATAATGGCATGTCGAAATGGGCACACTGAAATAGTTAGGATGCTGTTAGATAGTAAGCCTAATattaatatttgtgaaaaaaatggcAGCAGTCCTCTTATACTAGCAAGTCACCATGGAAACACTAACATTGTCAGGTTGTTGTTAGAGATGACACCTGATATTGATCTCTCTAACAGAGATAACTGGAGTTCTCTGAACATGGCTTGTCAGGGTGGCTTTACTGATATAGTTCAGATTCTGTTAGATAAGAATCCTAGCGTTAATCTTTGTAACAATAACGGTTGTAGTCCTCTGTTCACAGCAATTCAGAGAGGTCATACTAATATAGTGTTGATGCTGCTGGAGAGGAATCCTGATGTTGATTTATGTAACTCCGATGGCCTTAGCCCTCTGTACATTGCAAGTCAAGAAGGGCATACTACTATAGTAGAGATGCTGCTAGCTATAGCGAAAAGTCCCAAtgttaatttatgtacaaaaaatggctGCAGTCCTCTATACGCTGCAAGTCAGAATGGTCATACTAAAATCGCAAGGATGCTGTTGCAGAATAGTCCAAACATtaatttatgtaatatatatggTAATAGTTCTCTGTATACGGCAAGTCAAAAGGGGAATACTGAGATAGTAAggttgctgttacaaaatgatccCGATATTGATGTATGTAACGGTGAAGGCTGTTGTCCTCTGTTCGCGGCAAGTACGgcaggacatactgatatagtagaGATGCTGTTAAAGAAGGATTCCAAAGTAAATTTATGTAACAGCGATGGCTGTAGTCCTCTGTTCGCGGCAAGTCAGATAGGAAATGTTGATATAGTAAGGATGCTGTTGCAGAAGAATCCTAAAGTTGATTTATGTAACAGTGATGGTTGCAGTCCTCTGTACGTCGCAAGTCAGAAAGGATATACTGAAATAGTATGTATGCTGTTGAAGAAGGATCCTAATATTGATGCATGTAACATAGATGGATGTTGTTCCCTGTACGCGGCAAGTAcggaaggacatactgatatagtacaGATGCTGTTAGAGAAAAATCCAAACGTTGATTTATGTTGCAGTGATGGCTGCAGTCCTCTATACGTGGCAAGTCAGGAGGGATATACTAAAATAGTAGATATGCTGCTGGAGAGGGTTCCCGATATTGATATATGTAACATTGATGGCTGTTGTCCTTTGTACGCAGCAAGTATGaatggacatactgatatagtaaggATGCTGTTAGCGAAGGATCCGAAAGTTAAAACATGGACCAGTGATGGTTGCTGTCCCCTATACGCagcaagtcagaatggacatCTTGATGTAGTAAGGATGCTGTTAGAGTTTGGTATCAAAGTAGATATATGCGACAATAATGGATGTAGTCCTCTGTTTGCAGCTAGTCAGAATGGACACACTAATATAGTAATTAAGCTTTTAGAGAAGAAttcaaatgttaattttcgtAACAATAACAGATTAAAAGGCATCCGTGGTTGGTTGTTATCTCGTCACCGTATTTATGATGATCATTACAGATACGGCTGTAGTTCTCTGTACATGGCAAGCCGGAATGGACATACGGATATAGTTAAATTGCTGTTAGAAAATAATGCTGATATCAATCTATGTGACCAATATGGATGTAATTCTTTGTTCATGGCAATTCagaaaggacatactgatatagtcaGAATACTGCTAGTTGAacatcctaatgttgatctatgtgcCAAAAACAAACATAGTTCTCTGTTTATGCCAAGTCTGGAGCTTAGGTGGGATTTGGCACGGGATGAGGATGATTGTTGTGAAAACATTTGCTGCAGCCCTCTCCATACGGCAAGTAATAATGGACATACAGAGATAGTAAAAATGCTATTAGAGGGAAATGCTAGCCTTGATGTATGTGAGAAATGTGGCTGTTCTCCTCTGCATAAGGCAAGTGCCAATGGATATACCGATATTGTAAGGATTCTGCTTGAAAAAAATCCGAACGTTGATCTATGTGACTATCATGGCTGTAGTCCTTTGAAACTGGCAAGTCAGAATGGACATTCAAATATTGTAGAGATACTATTAGGAAGGAATCCAAATGTTGATCTGTGCGACAATGAGGGCAATAGTCCACTGTTCGAGGCAAGTCAGTTTGGGTATACTCATATAGTACAATTGCTGTTAGATAAGAATCCTAAAGCTGATCAATGTAATACAAATCATCATAGTTCTCTGTGCGCACCAAGTAAGAGTGGACATATAGATACAGTTGGCCTGCATTTAGAGAGAAGTCCAAGTTATGATCTATGTAACAAGAACAGATGCAGTCCTTTGTACAAGGCATGTGCAAACGGTCATCCTGATATAGTCAGCATGCTGTTAGGGAGGAATCCTGATGTTGATCAATGTGACAATCAGGGTTGTAGTCCTCTGTTTATAGCAAGTCAGAGTGGTCATACTGCTGTAGTTAAGATACTGTTAGATGCAAGTCCAAATATTGATCTATGTAATGAAGATAATTGTAGTCCACTGTACTCGGCAAGTAAACATGGGTATATTGAGATAGTAAGGATGCTGTTAGATCAGGATCCTGACGTTAATCTATGTAACAATAAGGGTTGCAGTCCTCTATACAAAGCAAGTAAGCATGGACAACAtgaaatagtaaggatgttgttagagAAAGATCCAAATGTTGATCTTTGTCATAACGATGGCTCTAGTCCTCTCATGAAGGCAATTGAGAAAGGACATACAGATATAGTACGAAAGCTGTTAGATAAGGGATCGAATGTTAATCAACGTGACAAAAATGGTTATAGTCCTTTGATAAAGGCAAGTGAAAGTGGAAATATTGTTTTAGTAAGGATGCTGTTAAGAAAGGGTCCTGATATTAATCTTTGCGACAATAATGGCAGTAGTCCTTTGAAGGCTGCAAGTATTaatggacatactgatatagtaagaTTATTGTTAGAGAACAATCCTCATGTTGATCTTTGTGATAATCGGTACGGTAGTTCTCTGTTAAATGCAAGTCAGAAAGGCCATACTGATATAGTACGGATGTTGTTACAAAAGGGCGCTAATGTAAATCTGTGTACACTTGATGGCTATTCGCCGCTGATCATGGCATGTGCCAATGCCCACATAGATATTGTTCTGCtattatttgaatataaaccTGACATTAATGCCCAAACATTTGATGGCGGTACTGCTCTATATCTCTGTGCTCTAAAAGGACACAAAGACGTAACACAGATGTTGTTAGAAAAACATGCGCACCCTGGTATCTGTATCCATAGTAAACAAGGAATGATAGATACTCTAAAATTTCTCACAGGAATAACACTACGTCAGTTAAAACAGCACCTATATGATAGACTTGTACAAAGTAAATTATCAAAGGGTAtagattatgtaaaaaaaaggtCAATAGATTATGCCTTTGATGAAGTACATGGTTGTTCTCCATTACATATTGCCTCTTTCATGGGTAGGATGGATGTGGTCCAGTGTCTCCTTACTCACAATGCTAACATAGACATAACAAAAGACGATGGAACAACCCCATTATTTTATGCATGTGAAGTAGGAAATGATAATATCGTACGCTTATTGTTAGATAAAGGAGCAGATACACAGATATGTAGACTTGATGGGACTTTCCCGTTAAACATTGCTACAGATAAAGGTCATACATCTATAGTAATGATGGTAACAGCGCATATGACAAGAAGGAAAACATCTTTACTTAACGTTTGA